A stretch of the Marinobacter sp. JH2 genome encodes the following:
- a CDS encoding AMP-binding protein, with protein sequence MTAPLFYVDNTPYSQDDCDRIVAPWVNSGPFQNPASCRLAVCLQDTAHWLALCLWLKPLGASVLPIHPGTPRQAALTLAKDTGCSHLLFGDSLRDAAPETVDAPAHSGQATGGELIQLSSGTTGKPKTIARSWRDIDRELTAYVEHFTEAQPLTPVVACPVTHSYGLICGVLAALERGATPHVVTNLNPRFILSQLRSAPEHLLYASPTLVSLLIRILPPSETLHTVMLSGAPLSAPVLNQLRDRCQRLCQQYGCSEAGCVALTANVTEPGLLGTPLPHVSLDAGTSAEQPDDVLITIKGSGQHINTRDLGYFDAHGQLHFLARTDDTINVAGINVYPGAVEDVYLSYPGIREAVAYKQADSFAGERVCLRFVADSELDIDQLKQWSREYLSPHQVPAVIEQVETIPRLPNGKVSRRLLSEAPAHTLAAEVPA encoded by the coding sequence GTGACTGCTCCTTTGTTTTACGTTGATAACACACCCTACAGCCAAGACGATTGTGACCGCATTGTGGCGCCATGGGTTAACTCCGGCCCGTTCCAAAATCCGGCCAGCTGCCGTTTGGCGGTTTGCCTGCAAGACACGGCCCACTGGCTGGCCCTGTGCCTGTGGCTGAAACCGCTGGGTGCCAGCGTGCTGCCTATTCATCCCGGCACGCCCCGGCAAGCAGCACTCACTCTGGCAAAAGACACTGGTTGCAGCCATTTACTGTTCGGGGACAGCCTGCGCGATGCCGCCCCGGAGACTGTCGACGCACCGGCACATTCGGGCCAGGCCACGGGGGGCGAGTTGATACAGCTCAGCTCTGGCACTACCGGCAAGCCCAAGACCATTGCCCGCTCGTGGCGAGACATCGACCGTGAACTCACGGCCTACGTTGAGCACTTCACTGAAGCGCAGCCACTCACGCCGGTGGTGGCCTGTCCGGTCACCCATTCCTATGGTTTGATCTGTGGCGTGTTGGCGGCATTGGAACGAGGTGCCACCCCGCACGTGGTCACCAATCTGAACCCCCGGTTCATTTTGTCACAGCTGCGTTCAGCGCCGGAGCACCTGCTGTATGCCTCTCCCACATTGGTCAGTCTGTTGATCCGGATACTGCCGCCAAGCGAGACGCTGCATACCGTAATGCTATCCGGCGCGCCTTTGTCTGCCCCGGTATTGAATCAGCTTAGGGACCGCTGCCAACGGCTGTGCCAGCAATACGGTTGCTCGGAGGCCGGTTGTGTTGCGCTCACAGCGAACGTGACCGAACCCGGTTTGCTGGGCACGCCCCTGCCCCATGTTTCGCTGGATGCCGGCACCTCTGCGGAGCAACCTGACGACGTCCTGATTACCATCAAAGGCAGCGGCCAGCACATTAATACCCGGGATCTGGGCTATTTCGACGCCCACGGCCAATTGCACTTTCTGGCGCGCACCGACGACACCATTAACGTGGCGGGAATCAACGTTTACCCCGGCGCGGTCGAAGACGTGTACCTAAGTTACCCGGGCATACGGGAAGCAGTGGCTTACAAGCAAGCCGACAGTTTCGCCGGCGAGCGAGTGTGTCTGCGTTTTGTGGCGGATTCCGAGCTGGACATCGATCAGCTCAAACAATGGAGCCGTGAATACTTGTCGCCCCATCAGGTACCTGCGGTCATCGAGCAAGTGGAAACCATTCCGCGCCTGCCCAACGGAAAAGTTAGCCGCCGCCTTTTGAGCGAAGCGCCTGCCCACACGCTCGCAGCGGAGGTGCCTGCATGA
- a CDS encoding IucA/IucC family protein, producing the protein MALRNPLAESASVAARAETPQQRVLRQLLEALLFEGLLPCYKTDPRSESWQWLNFPLGTLQARCRGRVRGFSRVRLDIETLSFYRNQRPVTVSLTALIQELPGSQSRHQILLKELTSTIANEEQLQNSHQTRTLYDRRSLHGEALDRAIHEGHPYHPCFKSRVGFGADDLMRYSPEASAGFRLHWVAVPHCYLASQLPASDLAFWQAELGEETAFLLRAAFHRVGIDWQDYGAVPMHPWQWQHLSTGPLAGQLKDFDIRDLGPLGDRYQPSQSLRSLFNLTHSTKACVKLPLGIHNTSSRRHLEPHSVPSAPAISRWLEAIIESDPRLSQDYPLRLLPEYASLSFIAQPGTLPGQHPLEGELAVIWRTSLSARLYEGEQAVPLNALFQWQPDGQPFIQPWVQRYGLEPWLNATLSALILPVWHMLAAHGVGLEAHAQNSLLIVREGWPNALLLRDFHDSVEYARNYLAATTPEPDLGERQAGYDQAPDDLYYRMTGPEALRELAVDTLFIYNLSELALLLEDAYGFAETRFWAQVRKLLDQYALQHPDLRHRLAQLGWDQPRLKTESLLTRKLQPDTGTLSHWVPNPLATSPNGSPVSFTDHQQARLS; encoded by the coding sequence ATGGCGCTGCGTAATCCGCTGGCCGAATCCGCTTCGGTGGCGGCACGTGCAGAAACCCCACAGCAACGGGTACTTCGACAACTGCTGGAGGCCTTGTTGTTTGAAGGCCTTCTGCCTTGCTACAAAACCGATCCCCGCAGCGAAAGCTGGCAGTGGCTAAACTTTCCGTTAGGCACGTTGCAGGCCCGCTGCCGGGGCCGGGTTCGGGGCTTCAGTCGCGTACGTCTGGACATTGAAACCCTGAGTTTTTATCGCAATCAACGCCCGGTGACGGTGAGCCTAACGGCGCTTATTCAGGAGTTACCCGGCTCCCAATCTCGGCACCAGATACTGTTGAAAGAACTGACCTCCACTATCGCTAATGAAGAACAGCTTCAAAACAGCCATCAAACCCGCACGTTATACGATCGGCGCTCGCTGCACGGCGAAGCGTTGGACCGGGCCATTCATGAGGGGCACCCCTACCACCCGTGTTTCAAAAGCCGGGTGGGGTTTGGCGCCGACGATTTAATGCGCTACAGCCCAGAAGCCAGCGCCGGTTTCCGGCTGCACTGGGTGGCCGTACCTCATTGCTATCTGGCCAGCCAGCTGCCCGCTTCTGACCTGGCATTCTGGCAAGCAGAGCTGGGCGAGGAAACGGCGTTTTTGCTGCGCGCGGCGTTTCATCGGGTTGGCATTGATTGGCAAGACTACGGCGCAGTGCCTATGCACCCTTGGCAATGGCAACACCTTAGTACCGGGCCGCTGGCCGGGCAGCTTAAGGACTTCGATATTCGCGATCTCGGGCCATTGGGCGACCGCTACCAGCCCAGCCAGTCGCTGCGTTCGCTGTTTAACCTGACTCATTCCACCAAGGCTTGCGTCAAGCTGCCACTGGGCATTCACAACACTTCTTCTCGCCGGCATCTGGAGCCGCATTCGGTGCCATCGGCACCGGCCATCAGCCGCTGGTTGGAGGCGATTATTGAATCAGACCCAAGGCTCTCGCAAGACTACCCGCTCCGGCTGCTACCGGAGTACGCCAGCCTGAGTTTCATCGCGCAACCCGGCACCCTGCCCGGGCAACACCCGCTTGAAGGCGAGTTGGCTGTCATCTGGCGCACCAGCCTCAGCGCCCGGTTGTACGAGGGCGAACAGGCGGTGCCGCTGAATGCGCTGTTTCAATGGCAACCCGACGGCCAGCCGTTCATCCAACCGTGGGTGCAGCGGTACGGCCTTGAGCCCTGGCTGAACGCTACGCTTTCGGCCTTGATTCTGCCGGTCTGGCACATGCTGGCCGCCCACGGCGTTGGCTTAGAAGCCCACGCTCAAAACAGCCTACTGATTGTACGGGAAGGCTGGCCCAATGCGCTGTTGTTGCGGGATTTCCACGATAGTGTGGAGTACGCCCGCAACTACCTCGCAGCCACCACGCCAGAACCGGATCTCGGCGAACGCCAAGCCGGTTACGATCAGGCACCGGATGATCTCTATTACCGGATGACGGGCCCCGAAGCCTTGCGAGAGCTGGCTGTTGATACCCTGTTCATCTACAACCTCAGCGAATTGGCCTTGCTGCTCGAAGATGCTTACGGGTTTGCAGAAACCCGATTCTGGGCCCAAGTGCGCAAGCTGCTGGACCAATACGCTTTGCAACACCCGGACCTTCGGCACCGATTGGCACAACTGGGCTGGGACCAGCCAAGGTTAAAAACCGAATCACTACTGACCCGAAAACTGCAACCGGACACGGGAACTTTGAGCCACTGGGTTCCCAATCCACTGGCCACCAGCCCGAACGGTTCCCCTGTTTCATTCACCGATCACCAGCAAGCGAGGTTATCGTGA
- a CDS encoding IucA/IucC family protein yields the protein MGPSARAIAEQASFQAFLHGYLQEIDPGQWRENTRSARTPNQWTCELSLESQRSRLAINIVYHSDLGRHRYGKVQQWLSGRYCWAEIEPFQAMCLLVRELYARSAGMVPELRKLRELELLHRLTDSYGVMTRYVAKRRHDPRLHQNGFLEAEQSLLFGHASHPTPKSRQGMPEWQQDAYAPELTNRFQLHYFMVHKSCVEEDSATALPASTMAEFLIKGGHPTLNLPDDHVLIPAHPLQAQWLLLQPPVQSAVEDGVIHPLGALGPEFSATSSVRTLYSEQADWMLKFSIPVKVTNSLRVNKVPELRAGVVMARLIQQTGFAENEPAFRILQDPAYLTVKLPGQAESGFEVIFRENPFPKGHGVISLAALTQDPLPGRNSRLLSLIEGVALNENRSLASVSRDWFQHYLACAIAPALRLYDEYGIALEAHQQNSLLDIRGGYPDAYYYRDNQGYYLSESRRESLTALCPDVRDTPELFYRDAMIRDRFCYYLIVNQLFSVIARFGADGLVSEAVLLRQLRGFLQAERGRLDGPARPLVAMLLEDSCLPYKGNLLTRVHDVDELNAELEMAVYTSIPNPLCRRVQSVLPSQLRKQAVEVHHGAA from the coding sequence ATGGGACCGTCCGCCCGCGCGATTGCCGAACAGGCAAGCTTTCAAGCTTTTCTTCATGGTTATCTGCAGGAAATAGATCCCGGTCAGTGGCGTGAAAACACTCGCTCTGCCCGCACGCCCAACCAATGGACCTGCGAGCTGTCACTTGAAAGCCAGCGCTCCCGCCTCGCCATCAACATTGTGTACCATTCTGACCTTGGCCGGCATCGCTACGGCAAAGTACAGCAGTGGCTGAGCGGCCGCTATTGCTGGGCCGAGATTGAGCCCTTTCAGGCCATGTGCCTGCTGGTGCGGGAGCTCTACGCTCGTTCGGCGGGCATGGTGCCGGAACTGCGCAAACTGCGGGAACTGGAGCTGCTGCACCGGCTGACCGACAGCTACGGCGTGATGACCCGCTACGTTGCCAAACGCCGGCACGACCCGCGCCTTCACCAGAACGGGTTTCTTGAGGCTGAGCAATCCCTGCTGTTCGGCCACGCCAGCCACCCCACTCCGAAAAGCCGGCAAGGCATGCCGGAATGGCAGCAAGACGCTTACGCGCCCGAGCTGACAAACCGGTTTCAGCTGCATTACTTCATGGTGCACAAATCCTGCGTGGAGGAAGATTCGGCAACCGCTTTGCCCGCCAGCACTATGGCAGAGTTTCTGATCAAAGGTGGCCACCCCACATTAAACCTGCCCGACGACCACGTTCTGATACCGGCCCACCCGCTGCAGGCCCAGTGGTTGCTACTGCAACCGCCTGTGCAAAGCGCCGTTGAAGACGGTGTAATTCATCCCTTGGGAGCGCTGGGGCCGGAGTTTTCCGCAACGTCGTCCGTGCGTACTCTTTACAGCGAGCAAGCCGACTGGATGCTGAAGTTCTCCATTCCGGTCAAAGTGACAAACTCATTGCGGGTTAACAAGGTGCCGGAGTTGCGAGCCGGCGTGGTGATGGCCCGGTTAATTCAACAAACCGGCTTTGCCGAGAACGAGCCTGCGTTCCGCATCCTGCAAGATCCCGCCTACTTAACGGTAAAACTGCCCGGGCAGGCCGAAAGCGGGTTTGAGGTGATCTTTCGGGAAAACCCCTTCCCCAAGGGCCACGGCGTGATCAGCCTTGCTGCGCTGACCCAAGACCCTTTGCCGGGGCGCAATTCCCGGTTGCTGAGCCTGATCGAAGGCGTGGCGCTAAATGAAAACCGCAGTCTGGCATCCGTCAGTCGGGATTGGTTCCAGCATTACCTCGCCTGCGCCATCGCGCCCGCCCTGCGGCTGTACGACGAATACGGCATTGCGCTGGAAGCCCATCAACAGAACAGCCTTCTGGACATTCGCGGCGGCTACCCGGATGCCTATTACTACCGGGACAACCAAGGCTACTACCTGTCCGAGAGTCGGCGCGAGTCATTGACGGCGCTGTGCCCGGATGTGCGTGATACTCCGGAGCTGTTCTATCGGGATGCGATGATTCGCGACCGCTTCTGTTACTACCTGATTGTGAACCAGCTATTTTCAGTGATTGCCCGCTTTGGTGCGGACGGGCTGGTGTCAGAGGCGGTGCTGCTGCGGCAATTGCGTGGTTTCCTGCAAGCGGAACGGGGGCGCCTCGATGGCCCGGCGCGCCCGTTGGTGGCCATGTTGCTGGAAGACAGCTGCCTGCCCTACAAAGGCAACCTGCTGACCCGTGTGCACGATGTCGATGAGCTGAACGCCGAGCTGGAAATGGCCGTGTATACCAGCATCCCCAACCCGCTGTGTCGCCGTGTGCAATCTGTACTACCCAGCCAGCTACGCAAACAAGCCGTTGAGGTGCACCATGGCGCTGCGTAA
- a CDS encoding MATE family efflux transporter, with protein MTSPNAEANDPILAGPYWPAFFRYALPSVAGLLALTTASIVDGIFIGNFAGADALAALNLLIPWFTLMFGLALALAIGGTVRAGRNLGEGNRAAASAIFSKCMTATLALALTGALVGLLFHESIYRLLGASPSVFPLMSEYYLVIIWVIVVQLLTMVLYYFVRVDGFPGLATTALVLGAAANIALDALLVGYLEYGLRGAAIATGIAQVLQLSVLALYFAKPTRKLTFRLQQQNWREVPKAFANGVSEWINEMSVGLVMLLINWLLMTSQGLAGVAAFTVVNYLIFLSLMVFYGIADAMHVLISHNLGAGNAERIRRFMGCGAMVILALALTLVGTVWLFGNDVVRLFLDTSADPATAQLADQYLAILWPLFLVNGINVLLSVYLTATHQPLPSAVVAFSRSLVLPALLLMSITRFAPDWPLLLALPIAEWLTFGLALALFIRFRPQRLIMSRTA; from the coding sequence ATGACCAGCCCTAACGCAGAAGCGAACGACCCAATCCTGGCCGGCCCTTATTGGCCGGCTTTTTTCCGCTATGCCCTACCCTCGGTGGCCGGGCTGCTCGCGCTCACCACCGCCAGCATTGTGGATGGCATTTTCATCGGCAATTTTGCCGGGGCCGACGCGCTCGCGGCGCTGAACCTGCTGATTCCCTGGTTTACGCTAATGTTCGGGCTGGCGTTGGCGTTAGCCATTGGAGGCACGGTACGGGCCGGTCGAAATTTGGGTGAAGGCAACCGGGCTGCCGCCTCTGCGATCTTCAGCAAATGCATGACAGCAACGCTGGCGCTGGCTTTGACCGGCGCGCTGGTCGGGCTGCTGTTTCACGAATCCATTTATCGATTACTCGGGGCGTCACCCAGCGTCTTCCCGCTGATGTCCGAATACTATCTGGTGATTATCTGGGTGATAGTGGTGCAGCTGCTGACCATGGTGCTGTATTACTTCGTTCGGGTAGACGGTTTTCCCGGGCTGGCCACCACGGCACTGGTGTTGGGTGCGGCTGCCAACATTGCACTGGATGCGTTGCTGGTGGGGTATCTGGAATACGGCCTGCGCGGTGCCGCCATCGCCACCGGCATAGCTCAGGTCCTGCAGCTCTCGGTGTTGGCTCTGTATTTTGCCAAACCCACGCGCAAGCTGACATTCCGGCTGCAGCAACAAAACTGGCGCGAAGTGCCCAAGGCCTTCGCCAATGGCGTGTCTGAGTGGATCAACGAGATGTCGGTGGGCTTGGTGATGCTGCTAATCAACTGGCTGCTGATGACGTCTCAGGGGCTGGCCGGGGTGGCGGCATTCACCGTAGTGAACTACCTGATCTTCCTCAGCCTGATGGTGTTTTACGGCATTGCCGACGCAATGCATGTGTTGATCAGCCACAATCTGGGCGCAGGCAATGCCGAACGCATCCGTCGGTTCATGGGCTGCGGGGCTATGGTGATTCTGGCCTTGGCACTGACACTGGTCGGCACGGTATGGCTATTCGGCAATGACGTGGTTCGGCTGTTCCTCGACACTTCGGCAGACCCGGCCACGGCGCAGTTAGCCGATCAGTATCTCGCCATCCTTTGGCCGCTTTTTTTGGTCAACGGCATCAACGTACTGCTGTCGGTATACCTCACCGCCACCCACCAACCTCTGCCCTCGGCGGTGGTGGCGTTCTCCCGCAGCCTGGTGCTACCGGCTCTGTTGCTGATGAGTATCACCCGCTTTGCACCAGACTGGCCGCTACTACTGGCGCTGCCTATCGCCGAATGGCTGACCTTCGGGCTCGCGCTGGCGCTGTTTATTCGCTTTCGGCCCCAGCGTTTGATTATGTCCCGCACGGCTTAG
- the trpC gene encoding indole-3-glycerol phosphate synthase TrpC — MTNRHNDRTPTILRKIVERKWQEVDERKPKTSMADLKAMAGDQPPARGFANALRSRIEQQQTAVIAEIKKASPSKGILRDPFEPEAIAESYEKGGAACLSVLTDQDFFQGHEDYLKAARAACSLPVIRKDFMVAPYQVYESRAIGADCILLIAACLTKDQMQELEGIAHEIGLDVLVEVHNGEEMDDALTLSTPLVGINNRNLHTFEVSLDTTFDLYQRIGSDRLAITESGIMTRADVQTMTERGIYGFLIGESFMRAPEPGEKLQELFS; from the coding sequence ATGACAAACAGGCACAATGATCGTACCCCCACCATTCTGCGCAAGATTGTGGAGCGCAAATGGCAGGAAGTGGACGAGCGCAAACCGAAAACCTCCATGGCTGACCTCAAGGCCATGGCAGGCGACCAGCCGCCGGCGCGAGGCTTCGCGAATGCTCTGCGTTCGCGCATTGAACAACAGCAGACGGCGGTGATTGCCGAGATCAAAAAAGCCTCCCCCAGCAAAGGCATTCTGCGCGACCCGTTCGAGCCGGAAGCCATTGCTGAAAGCTACGAAAAAGGCGGCGCGGCCTGTTTGTCAGTATTGACTGACCAAGACTTCTTCCAAGGCCACGAAGACTATCTGAAAGCAGCACGAGCGGCCTGCAGCCTGCCGGTGATCCGCAAGGATTTCATGGTCGCGCCGTATCAGGTCTACGAAAGCCGTGCCATCGGCGCCGACTGCATTCTGCTGATCGCCGCCTGCCTGACCAAAGACCAGATGCAGGAATTGGAAGGCATTGCCCATGAGATCGGGCTGGATGTGTTGGTGGAAGTGCACAACGGCGAAGAGATGGACGATGCGCTAACCTTGAGCACTCCACTCGTGGGTATTAACAACCGTAACCTGCACACCTTCGAGGTGTCGCTGGACACCACCTTCGACCTGTATCAGCGCATTGGGTCTGACCGTTTGGCCATTACCGAAAGCGGCATTATGACCCGTGCAGACGTGCAGACCATGACCGAGCGCGGTATTTACGGTTTCCTGATCGGCGAGTCGTTTATGCGTGCACCGGAACCCGGCGAGAAGCTGCAAGAACTATTCAGCTGA
- the trpD gene encoding anthranilate phosphoribosyltransferase: protein MDMKQALDRIAANLDLSREEMKDVMRIVMKGEATDAQVGAFLMGLRLKSENIDEITGATEVMRELVTKVEINAEPLVDIVGTGGDGANLFNVSSAASFVVAAAGGFVAKHGNRGVSSKSGSADLIEKAGVNLTMSPEEVARCVEEIGVGFMFAPSHHGAMKHAIGPRKELGCRTIFNILGPMTNPAGVKRQLIGVFTKALCRPMAEVMQRLGAEHIMVVHSKDGLDEISLATETYVAELKDGTITEYSITPEDLGIKSQALVGLTVDSSEESLKLIRSAFGRQHDETTEKARDMIALNAGAAIYIAGLANTPQMGVEMALDAMGSGLAAGKMSELADFSHCF from the coding sequence ATGGATATGAAACAAGCCCTCGACCGCATTGCTGCCAATCTGGATTTGTCCCGTGAGGAAATGAAGGATGTGATGCGCATCGTGATGAAAGGCGAAGCCACCGATGCGCAGGTGGGTGCCTTTCTGATGGGGTTGCGCCTGAAGAGCGAAAACATTGACGAGATTACCGGTGCCACCGAAGTCATGCGGGAGTTGGTCACCAAAGTTGAGATTAATGCGGAGCCGCTGGTTGATATCGTGGGTACGGGCGGTGATGGTGCGAATCTGTTCAACGTATCGTCTGCGGCCTCGTTCGTGGTTGCCGCGGCTGGCGGCTTTGTGGCTAAGCACGGTAACCGGGGCGTGTCATCCAAGAGCGGCAGTGCCGATTTGATTGAGAAAGCCGGTGTGAATCTAACCATGTCACCGGAAGAAGTTGCCCGCTGCGTGGAAGAAATCGGCGTGGGCTTTATGTTTGCCCCGTCTCACCACGGCGCGATGAAGCACGCCATTGGCCCCCGCAAAGAACTGGGCTGCCGGACCATTTTCAACATCCTTGGCCCCATGACCAACCCCGCGGGCGTGAAGCGTCAGCTGATCGGAGTGTTCACCAAAGCCCTGTGCCGCCCGATGGCGGAGGTGATGCAGCGTTTGGGTGCCGAGCACATCATGGTGGTGCACTCGAAAGACGGGCTGGATGAAATCAGCCTGGCCACCGAGACCTACGTGGCCGAATTGAAAGACGGCACCATCACTGAATACAGCATCACCCCCGAAGATCTCGGCATCAAGAGCCAAGCGCTCGTAGGCCTGACCGTGGATTCGTCTGAAGAATCCCTGAAGCTCATCCGTTCAGCGTTCGGTCGTCAGCACGACGAAACCACCGAAAAAGCCCGCGACATGATCGCCTTGAACGCCGGCGCGGCGATTTACATTGCCGGTTTGGCCAACACGCCGCAAATGGGCGTAGAAATGGCGCTGGACGCCATGGGCTCTGGCCTGGCTGCAGGCAAGATGTCTGAGCTTGCCGATTTTTCCCACTGCTTCTGA
- a CDS encoding aminodeoxychorismate/anthranilate synthase component II, whose protein sequence is MLLMIDNYDSFTYNIVQYLAELGTEVQVHRNDEITIEEIEALNPERLVISPGPCTPNEAGISMEAIRHFAGKLPILGICLGHQSIGQVFGGDTIRAGRVMHGKVSPVYHKDTGVFRGLNNPLQATRYHSLVIDQNTLPDCLEVTAWTRNEDGSIEEIMGVRHKTLPIEGVQFHPESIMTEQGHELLRNFLKS, encoded by the coding sequence ATGCTGCTGATGATTGATAACTACGATTCCTTCACCTACAACATTGTCCAGTATCTGGCCGAGCTGGGTACCGAGGTTCAGGTGCACCGGAACGATGAAATCACCATTGAGGAAATCGAGGCGCTGAACCCGGAGCGGCTGGTTATTTCCCCCGGCCCCTGCACCCCTAACGAAGCGGGCATTTCCATGGAAGCCATTCGTCATTTTGCCGGCAAGCTTCCGATTCTGGGCATTTGCCTTGGCCATCAGTCTATCGGGCAGGTATTTGGCGGCGACACCATTCGCGCCGGGCGCGTGATGCACGGCAAGGTATCCCCCGTTTACCACAAAGACACAGGCGTGTTCCGGGGTTTGAACAATCCTCTACAAGCTACCCGTTACCACAGTTTGGTGATTGATCAGAACACCCTGCCGGATTGCCTGGAAGTGACCGCCTGGACCCGCAACGAAGACGGTTCCATCGAAGAAATCATGGGCGTGCGCCACAAGACTTTGCCGATTGAAGGCGTGCAGTTCCACCCCGAATCGATCATGACCGAGCAAGGCCACGAATTGCTGCGCAACTTCCTCAAATCCTAA
- a CDS encoding hotdog fold domain-containing protein, with the protein MSSLPMGRQLFSKGVCIKAPYFNSIKPLMTDLRPGKAEVQVKKHRAIQNHLGTVHAIAMCNMAELAGGMMTDVSIPTTHRWIPKGMKVEYLSKATSDLTAVATGTLPDVWPDADEFTANVDIKDRQGVSVARMEIAMWVSVKKK; encoded by the coding sequence ATGAGTTCGCTCCCCATGGGGCGCCAACTGTTCAGCAAAGGCGTGTGTATCAAGGCGCCATATTTCAATTCCATCAAGCCGCTCATGACGGACCTGCGACCAGGAAAAGCAGAAGTCCAAGTCAAAAAACATCGCGCGATACAAAATCATCTGGGCACGGTTCACGCTATTGCTATGTGCAATATGGCCGAGTTGGCCGGAGGTATGATGACAGACGTCAGCATACCGACGACTCATCGATGGATCCCCAAAGGAATGAAAGTCGAGTACCTCAGCAAAGCCACCAGCGATTTAACCGCCGTAGCAACAGGGACTCTGCCCGACGTCTGGCCCGACGCTGACGAGTTCACTGCTAATGTCGACATTAAAGACCGGCAGGGCGTTTCGGTTGCGCGGATGGAAATTGCAATGTGGGTCTCGGTGAAGAAGAAATAG
- a CDS encoding TetR/AcrR family transcriptional regulator has translation MEPAFERAYPGTNKATKRHILSCALKCFDEGRFEAVTIEEIREKSGSSTGTIYHHFGSKEGLAAAIYFAALDDQQASFKVALLKTSSVREALKAWVSVYVEWIVGNPRLARFMFESRKSISTGARKEQLKERNEVRYGALNKFLLIAVEAGLIRSLPAETYPSLLIGQSENYCRAWLSGRVTTSPLEHIDVFADAAWRSIAVAPGADA, from the coding sequence ATGGAGCCAGCATTTGAGCGTGCGTACCCGGGCACCAATAAAGCGACGAAGCGCCATATTTTGAGTTGCGCGTTAAAGTGTTTTGATGAGGGGAGATTCGAGGCTGTAACGATCGAGGAAATCAGGGAGAAATCCGGTAGCAGCACGGGGACGATTTACCATCATTTTGGCAGCAAGGAAGGCTTGGCCGCGGCGATTTATTTCGCGGCCCTTGATGACCAGCAGGCGAGCTTCAAGGTCGCGCTGCTGAAGACGAGCAGCGTTCGCGAGGCCCTCAAAGCATGGGTTAGTGTCTACGTTGAATGGATTGTTGGAAACCCCCGCCTCGCGCGCTTTATGTTTGAATCTCGTAAAAGTATTTCTACCGGGGCGCGAAAAGAGCAGTTAAAGGAGCGCAATGAGGTGCGCTATGGAGCGCTTAATAAGTTTTTGTTAATTGCTGTTGAAGCAGGCCTGATTCGCTCATTGCCAGCTGAAACCTATCCGTCACTACTGATTGGTCAGTCGGAAAACTACTGTCGCGCGTGGCTATCGGGCCGTGTAACCACGTCCCCACTAGAGCACATTGATGTGTTCGCTGATGCGGCTTGGCGCTCTATAGCGGTTGCCCCAGGTGCAGACGCCTGA